A genomic region of Aspergillus oryzae RIB40 DNA, chromosome 1 contains the following coding sequences:
- a CDS encoding DnaJ and TPR domain protein (molecular chaperone (DnaJ superfamily)), with the protein MVLPQLFSRHKSKRSKSKQIQHPDLSTLTPNPTPVPSASSPPPPPPPRFPPSSPSTSSSPRHSQSTRKNPPPPPPPPYQPTAAATAPPPQPNLPRKSSTRPAHSRSSSIPSHSKSCHRPTHSSATSKGSFSSSASRPTFSRASTVHRFKKHDPDLHPLNLPPDELRRLSAMAAAADRSSMDVDSNDPRLSSSANGVNGTHAEKSPTPPPHRSNGTTAEADSFKLAGNKFFKDRNYARAIEEFSKAVEINPNSSVYLSNRAAAHMAAHQYINALEDCERALELDPSNAKIQYRLARILTSLGRPQEALNVLSRTDPPASATDRAPAEKMIRFVTQAEETLAQERGVSMALFCLDQARALLGNGVKEPRKWTLITAEAQLKMANENSYAKAQDIAMNMLRQNNQDPDALMIRARAFYGLGETEQALKTLKICISLDPDMKSAIKLLRTVQKLMRTKEEGNNAFKAKDYRKAIDLWSQALEVDPSNKDMNAKILQNRAQAHINLKEYDNAVKDCTEALRLDPSYVKAQKIRAKAHGAAGNWEEAVRDYKAVAESNPTEKGIQEEIRKAEFELKKAQRKDYYKILGVSKDASEHEIKKAYRKLAIQYHPDKNRDDPQGDEKFKEIGEAYETLIDPQKRASYDNGDDLIDPSDMFGGHGGFSGFGGMGGMGGMGGMGGMGGMGGMGGTHINIDPKILFNMMNGGGGGGFAQAGGNPFGGGQSRGGFPGGFPF; encoded by the exons ATGGTTCTTCCGCAACTTTTCTCTCGTCACAAATCCAAGAGATCCAAATCCAAGCAAATTCAGCATCCGGATCTCTCGACTTTGACTCCAAATCCGACGCCGGtcccttctgcttcttctcctcctcctccgccacctCCTAGATTTCCTCCGTCGTCgccttcaacctcttcttctccccgtcATTCTCAGAGTACCCGGAAAAatcctccaccccctccacctccaccgtaCCAACCCACTGCTGCGGCGactgctcctcctcctcagccgaATCTTCCACGCAAATCCTCGACTCGTCCGGCCCACAGTCGGTCGTCgtccattccttctcactCCAAATCCTGTCACCGTCCGACACATTCCTCTGCTACCTCTAAGggcagtttctcttcctccgcctctCGTCCTACCTTCTCCCGTGCTTCGACCGTTCACCGGTTCAAGAAGCACGACCCCGATCTTCATCCGTTAAATCTTCCTCCTGACGAACTACGTCGTCTATCAGCCATggccgctgctgctgaccGGAGCTCGATGGACGTCGACAGCAATGACCCTCGTCTGTCGTCGTCCGCTAATGGTGTGAACGGAACACATGCCGAAAAGAGCCctacccctcctcctcatagATCAAATGGAACGACCGCTGAGGCGGATTCATTCAAGTTGGCGGGAAATAAATTCTTCAAGGATCGCAATTATGCTCGGGCTATTGAAGAGTTCAGCAAAG CCGTTGAGATTAACCCTAATTCTTCCGTGTACCTGTCCAACCGGGCGGCGGCACACATGGCCGCCCATCAATATATCAATGCTCTTGAAGACTGCGAACGAGCTCTTGAGCTCGATCCGTCCAACGCTAAGATTCAGTACCGTCTGGCCCGTATCCTCACTAGTCTGGGCCGCCCGCAAGAGGCCCTTAATGTCCTCTCTCGCACGGACCCTCCCGCCTCGGCGACCGACCGTGCACCTGCTGAGAAGATGATTCGTTTCGTGACCCAAGCGGAAGAGACCCTGGCTCAGGAACGGGGGGTGTCGATGGCTCTGTTCTGTCTAGACCAGGCGAGAGCGCTCCTGGGAAATGGCGTTAAGGAGCCCCGCAAGTGGACCTTGATTACCGCGGAAGCACAGCTGAAGATGGCAAACGAGAATTCGTATGCAAAGGCACAGGATATTGCGATGAACATGCTTCGACAGAACAATCAAGATCCTGACGCTCTTATGATCCGTGCCCGTGCATTCTACGGCCTCGGAGAGACGGAACAGGCGCTGAAGACCCTTAAAATCTGTATCAGTTTGGATCCTGATATGAAGTCGGCTATTAAACTACTTCGTACCGTTCAGAAGTTGATGCGCACGAAGGAAGAGGGCAACAATGCtttcaaggccaaggatTACCGTAAGGCTATCGACCTCTGGTCGCAAGCTTTGGAGGTAGACCCGTCCAACAAGGACATGAACGCAAAGATCTTACAGAATCGTGCTCAGGCACACATTAACCTGAAGGAATACGATAACGCAGTCAAAGACTGCACCGAGGCTCTGCGGTTGGATCCGTCGTATGTCAAGGCACAGAAGATTCGTGCTAAGGCCCACGGTGCTGCTGGTAACTGGGAAGAAGCAGTGCGCGATTACAAGGCCGTGGCGGAGTCCAACCCCACCGAAAAGGGTatccaggaagagattcGCAAGGCTGAATTTGAGCTCAAGAAGGCCCAGCGGAAGGACTACTACAAGATCTTGGGTGTGTCTAAGGATGCTTCCGAGCatgagatcaagaaggcctACCGCAAGCTGGCCATCCAGTACCACCCGGATAAGAACCGTGATGATCCTCAAGGTGAtgagaagttcaaggagaTCGGAGAGGCTTATGAGACCCTGATCGATCCTCA GAAACGTGCTTCTTATGACAATGGTGATGACCTCATTGACCCATCCGACATGTTCGGTGGCCATGGTGGCTTCAGCGGCTTCGGCGGCATGGGAGGCATGGGAGGCATGGGTGGAATGGGCGGTATGGGTGGTATGGGTGGCATGGGCGGCACccatatcaacatcgacCCCAAAATCCTCTTTAACATGATGAacggcggcggtggcggtggaTTCGCCCAGGCCGGCGGAAACCCCTTCGGCGGCGGCCAGTCCCGCGGCGGATTCCCTGGCGGATTCCCCTTCTAA
- a CDS encoding GPI anchored serine-rich protein (predicted protein) — translation MRFSATTIALFAGLAAAIPNGEVHTVYQTEDVTITSCAPTVTDCPGRQTSTPEGVEPVTTGPAVTETPIAQTSSAEVPPVAETSSAEVPPAVPTSSSPVIPGVPSSGVPPVPSSSSPVIPQPPKQPSQGTTVIAVTTCIPTVTYSTITGPVGTPTGVSPGKSSSVAVIGTPAPSGSATPSSSGPTSLFTGAANTVGQSFGLAGAAAAAAFFLA, via the exons ATGCGTTTCTCTGCCACCACCATTGCTCTCTTCGCCGGCCTTGCTGCCGCCATCCCCAACGGCGAGGTCCACACCGTCTACCAGACCGAGGATGTGACCATCACCTCTTGCGCTCCCACCGTCACCGACTGCCCCGGCCGTCAGACCTCCACTCCTGAGGGTGTTGAGCCTGTCACCACTGGCCCCGCTGTCACTGAGACTCCCATTGCTCAGACCTCCTCTGCTGAGGTTCCTCCTGTTGCCGAGACCTCCTCTGCTGAGGTCCCCCCCGCTGTCCCTACCAGCAGCTCTCCTGTTATCCCTGGAGTTCCCAGCAGCGGTGTTCCCCCTGTTccctccagcagcagcccCGTCATCCCTCAGCCTCCTAAGCAGCCTAGCCAGGGCACCACTGTCATCGCTGTGACCACCTGCATCCCCACCGTCACCTACTCGACCATCACCGGCCCCGTTGGCACCCCCACCGGTGTCTCCCCTGGCAAGAGCTCTTCCGTCGCTGTGATCGGTACCCCTGCCCCTAGCGGCAGCGCTAC cccctcttcctccggcCCCACCTCTCTCTTCACCGGTGCTGCCAACACCGTCGGCCAGTCCTTCGGCCTTGCCggtgccgccgccgccgccgcttTCTTCCTGGCCTAA
- a CDS encoding dual-specificity mitogen-activated protein kinase kinase (mitogen-activated protein kinase kinase (MAP2K)), which produces MSTPAVPLLKPPVPGNRNNSNGPRPPKLTLGIPPSPNARPVTGNGIPAPAPVPAPALAPEVPQLQRPSTRPAPPQLRLATPMGSSKNIQQVNGRPAPPPLATSGLNEPNGHSRSGSFNYLDGKASGPASASSSNYSALSFAMGLRQPQGSTPDPSSAISSVYSDREGGVQMERDNSVNGLIPDLDKLSLEKGRPLDVDDLDDEGWLAASEQKKIVELGSLGEGAGGAVTRCKLKEGKTVFALKIITTDPNPDVKKQIVRELNFNKDCASEHICRYYGAFMDKSTGTISIAMEFCEGGSLDSIYKEVKKLGGRTGEKVLGKVAEGVLNGLTYLHSRKIIHRDIKPSNILLCRNGQVKLCDFGVSGEFGTKGDANTFIGTSYYMAPERITGQSYTITSDVWSLGVTLLEVAQHRFPFPADGTEMQPRAGLIDLLTYIVRQPIPKLKDEPGNGIRWSDSFKYFIECCLEKEPPRRATPWRMLDHPWMLDMKNKKVNMANFVRQVWGWDN; this is translated from the exons ATGTCAACACCCGCGGTTCCCCTCCTCAAACCGCCCGTGCCGGGTAATcgcaacaacagcaatggtCCCCGACCTCCAAAGCTCACCTTGGGGATCCCCCCGTCTCCCAACGCTCGTCCCGTTACCGGTAATGGTATACCGGCTCCTGCGCCCGTTCCAGCCCCCGCTTTAGCCCCCGAAGTGCCACAGCTCCAGCGCCCGTCCACCCGCCCGGCGCCCCCGCAACTACGACTGGCGACCCCAATGGGCAGCAGTAAGAATATCCAACAAGTCAACGGTCGCCCAGCTCCCCCGCCTCTTGCTACCAGTGGGTTGAACGAACCGAACGGACACTCACGGTCAGGTAGCTTCAACTATTTGGATGGAAAGGCCAGTGGCCCCGCAtcggcttcatcgtcaaATTACTCGGCTTTGTCGTTCGCCATGGGTCTTCGTCAACCACAGGGTAGCACTCCGGATCCGTCGTCAGCTATTAGCTCGGTTTACTCCGATCGGGAAGGAGGTGTGCAGATGGAGCGGGACAACAGCGTAAACGGATTGATTCCAGATCTCGACAAGTTGAGTTTAGAAAAGGGCAGGCCACTAGACGTCGACGATTTGGATGATGAAGGCTGGCTTGCGGCCAgtgaacagaagaagatcgtggAGTTAGGCAGTTTGGGTGAGGGAGCGGGAGGTGCGGTCACTCGTTGCAAGCtcaaggagggaaagaccGTCTTCGCGTTGAAG ATTATCACAACCGACCCCAACCCAGATGTAAAGAAGCAGATTGTTCGGGAACTCAACTTCAACAAGGACTGTGCCTCGGAACATATCTGTCGATATTACGGTGCATTCATGGACAAGTCTACCGGCACGATTTCGATTGCGATGGAGTTCTGCGAGGGGGGCAGTCTAGACAGTATTTAcaaagaagtgaagaagCTAGGGGGTCGAACAGGAGAGAAAGTGCTGGGTAAGGTCGCAGAAGGGGTATTGAACGGTTTAACATATCTGCACAGCAGAAAGATTATCCATCGAG ACATCAAACCGTCTAATATTCTCTTGTGTCGCAACGGACAGGTCAAGCTATGTGATTTTGGCGTTAGTGGAGAGTTCGGCACCAAGGGCGATGCTAATACGTTCATTGGGACTTCCTACTACATGGCACCCGAACGGATTACTGGTCAATCTTATACGATTACGTCGGACGTCTGGTCTCTAGGCGTAACGCTCCTTGAAGTCGCCCAGCATCGCTTCCCTTTCCCGGCCGATGGAACTGAAATGCAGCCCCGCGCTGGGTTAATCGACCTCCTTACATACATCGTCCGTCAACCGATTCCTAAATTGAAGGATGAGCCGGGTAATGGTATTCGCTGGTCTGATAGCTTCAAGTACTTTATAGAATGCTG TCTCGAGAAAGAGCCTCCACGAAGAGCGACTCCATGGCGGATGCTGGATCATCCGTGGATGCTGGacatgaaaaacaaaaaagtCAACATGGCGAACTTCGTGCGACAGGTGTGGGGATGGGACAACTAG